A genomic segment from Halomonas sp. TA22 encodes:
- a CDS encoding dihydrodipicolinate synthase family protein has product MFTGLSAFPLTPLNASGIDEAAFVRLIERLVAAGVDSIGALGSTGNYAYLSVAERARVAQLAVQNAGDTPVMVGIGAVRTRDVLKLAEDAQQAGASAVMLAPVSYQRLSPEEVYGLFEDVTRSLSVPLCVYDNPGTTHFTFSDELHGEIAHLPNVASIKIPGVPNDPAEAKARVARLRALIPSHVTIGVSGDAFAALGLNAGCEVWYSAIGGTFPKTMLAITRAAQAGDAEEATRLVERLRPLWQLFSETGGSLRVTAAAAELQGLVESPCLPRPLKAVDGEARQRLAALIDELALA; this is encoded by the coding sequence ATGTTCACTGGCTTGAGCGCCTTTCCCCTGACCCCTCTGAATGCCAGCGGCATCGACGAGGCGGCCTTCGTTCGGCTGATCGAGCGCCTGGTGGCGGCTGGGGTCGATTCGATTGGGGCGCTGGGCTCCACCGGCAACTACGCCTACCTGTCGGTGGCGGAGCGTGCTCGCGTCGCCCAGCTGGCGGTGCAGAATGCCGGCGATACCCCGGTGATGGTGGGTATCGGGGCCGTGCGCACCCGCGATGTGCTCAAGCTGGCGGAAGATGCCCAGCAGGCCGGGGCCAGCGCGGTGATGCTGGCGCCGGTGTCGTATCAGCGGCTGTCGCCCGAGGAGGTGTACGGGCTGTTCGAGGACGTGACGCGGTCGCTGTCGGTGCCGCTGTGCGTCTACGACAATCCCGGCACCACGCACTTCACCTTCAGCGATGAGCTGCATGGGGAGATCGCGCATCTGCCCAACGTCGCGTCGATCAAGATCCCCGGGGTGCCGAACGACCCCGCCGAGGCCAAGGCCCGCGTGGCGCGGCTGCGGGCGCTGATTCCCTCCCATGTGACGATTGGCGTCAGTGGCGATGCCTTTGCCGCGCTGGGGCTGAATGCCGGCTGCGAGGTGTGGTACTCGGCGATCGGCGGGACCTTCCCCAAGACCATGCTGGCAATCACCCGCGCCGCCCAGGCCGGCGATGCCGAGGAGGCGACCCGGCTGGTCGAGCGGTTGCGGCCTTTGTGGCAGCTGTTTAGCGAAACCGGCGGTAGCCTGCGCGTGACCGCGGCCGCGGCTGAGCTGCAGGGGCTGGTCGAGTCGCCGTGCCTGCCGCGGCCGCTCAAGGCGGTGGACGGCGAGGCGCGGCAGCGCCTGGCGGCACTGATCGATGAGTTGGCGCTGGCGTAG
- a CDS encoding AI-2E family transporter: MDQNPNEMRRTIPLNLMLGLAALIVIIAGMKLGADLLVPLLLALFIAVVCTSPVQWMHRHGVGLQTAVWLTLLVLGSFLLLLVTFLVNSFGTFIEAWPELEERLEAIYLHLLNWMASNEMAGQPGQLADWMDSIDLSHWLPTFLGELGNLLMQSVIVALLVVFMLFETMNFRRKVAHALEDPIPSLRRFSEFSLTLKRYLAVKTMISLVTGVLVWLACVLVGVDFPLLWATLAFGLNYIPNIGSALAAVPPVLLLLLSPDAGWGSAVVLASAYLAINFVMGNLIEPRVMGRALGLSTFVAFLSLVVWGWLLGTVGMLLSVLLTMTLKIALESHPDTRWIARLLGPGDEPERHKSKVVEKEG; the protein is encoded by the coding sequence ATGGATCAGAACCCGAACGAGATGCGGCGCACCATTCCTCTCAACCTGATGCTGGGGTTGGCCGCGCTGATCGTCATCATTGCCGGCATGAAGCTAGGGGCGGATCTACTGGTACCATTATTGCTGGCGTTGTTCATTGCCGTCGTATGCACATCGCCAGTGCAGTGGATGCACCGGCACGGCGTTGGTTTGCAGACAGCGGTATGGTTGACGTTGCTGGTACTCGGGTCGTTTCTGCTGCTGCTGGTGACGTTCCTGGTCAACAGCTTCGGCACTTTCATCGAAGCCTGGCCGGAGTTGGAGGAGCGCCTGGAAGCCATCTATCTGCACCTGCTCAACTGGATGGCCAGCAACGAGATGGCCGGTCAGCCAGGACAGTTGGCCGACTGGATGGATTCGATCGATCTGTCGCACTGGCTACCCACTTTTCTTGGAGAGTTGGGCAATCTGCTGATGCAGAGCGTGATCGTCGCGCTGCTGGTGGTCTTCATGCTGTTTGAAACGATGAATTTTCGCCGCAAGGTCGCACATGCTCTAGAGGATCCAATCCCCAGCCTGCGTCGCTTCAGCGAATTTAGTCTGACCTTGAAGCGCTATCTGGCGGTAAAGACGATGATCAGCCTGGTCACCGGGGTGTTGGTATGGCTTGCCTGCGTACTGGTGGGGGTCGATTTTCCGCTACTGTGGGCGACGCTGGCTTTCGGGCTCAACTATATCCCCAACATTGGCTCGGCACTGGCGGCGGTGCCGCCCGTGCTCTTGCTGTTGCTGTCGCCGGATGCCGGCTGGGGCTCGGCTGTGGTGCTCGCATCGGCTTATCTGGCAATCAATTTCGTGATGGGCAACCTGATCGAACCCCGAGTGATGGGGCGCGCCTTGGGGCTTTCCACCTTCGTGGCGTTTCTTTCCCTGGTGGTCTGGGGATGGTTGCTGGGGACGGTTGGCATGTTGCTCTCGGTACTCCTGACCATGACGCTCAAGATCGCGCTGGAGAGTCATCCCGACACGCGCTGGATTGCGCGCCTGCTGGGACCGGGCGACGAACCGGAGCGACACAAGAGCAAAGTCGTGGAGAAAGAGGGCTAA
- a CDS encoding SIMPL domain-containing protein, with protein sequence MARSLNRTAPLLVTLLAPLLLGGLLSASAHAQSPNQPPPHQREAKLSVQSQASIEVAPDKATLSARLWERTPTVAMGDDNQTDPQALREARDRLEERTAELIRTLEAAGLERDAISAGSLNVRPDHIPGQRGENGQDEYRVRTQLERPITLSVDDLERLPTILDALTEAGVNALDGVQYDLHDRDAATDEALVKAIEKAQRKGELLADAMQVELGRVLLIQETQSPIFIPRMAAMRADAVESLSSAVEYRPGMISLDAGVTVEWAIESFTS encoded by the coding sequence ATGGCCCGCTCACTGAATCGAACCGCTCCGCTGCTCGTCACCCTTCTCGCCCCGCTGCTGCTTGGCGGCTTGTTAAGCGCGAGTGCGCATGCACAGTCCCCTAACCAACCGCCGCCTCATCAACGCGAAGCGAAACTCAGCGTGCAGTCCCAGGCCAGTATCGAAGTAGCACCGGACAAAGCCACCTTAAGCGCTCGTCTCTGGGAGCGCACGCCGACAGTGGCAATGGGCGATGACAATCAGACCGATCCGCAGGCCCTGCGAGAAGCGCGCGACCGCCTCGAAGAGCGCACCGCTGAGCTGATCCGCACTCTCGAAGCGGCAGGACTCGAGCGCGACGCGATCAGCGCCGGCTCGCTCAATGTCAGGCCCGATCATATACCCGGACAGCGTGGCGAGAATGGTCAAGATGAGTATAGGGTGCGTACCCAACTCGAACGCCCCATCACGCTCAGCGTCGACGATCTCGAACGCCTGCCGACGATTCTCGATGCCCTCACCGAAGCCGGCGTCAACGCGCTCGATGGCGTGCAGTACGACCTGCACGACCGCGATGCGGCAACCGATGAGGCTCTGGTCAAGGCGATTGAAAAGGCGCAGCGCAAGGGAGAGCTGCTTGCCGATGCCATGCAGGTCGAGCTGGGCCGCGTACTGCTGATTCAGGAGACCCAGTCGCCGATCTTCATCCCACGCATGGCCGCCATGCGCGCCGACGCCGTGGAAAGCCTTAGCAGTGCCGTGGAGTACCGCCCCGGCATGATCAGCCTTGACGCTGGCGTGACGGTGGAGTGGGCCATCGAATCCTTCACGTCATGA
- the trxA gene encoding thioredoxin encodes MANNVDVTMANFEQEVLKADQPVLLKFWAPWCGPCKMMAPVVDEVAEERSESLKVVSVNVDDAPEIAAEHGVRGVPTVMLFKSGAKVASLVGAQSKSQLAQFIEQNA; translated from the coding sequence ATGGCAAACAATGTCGATGTCACCATGGCCAATTTCGAGCAGGAAGTGCTCAAAGCGGACCAGCCGGTGTTGCTGAAGTTCTGGGCTCCCTGGTGCGGTCCCTGCAAGATGATGGCCCCCGTGGTCGATGAAGTCGCCGAAGAGCGCTCGGAAAGCCTCAAGGTGGTAAGCGTCAATGTCGACGATGCCCCAGAGATTGCCGCCGAGCATGGCGTACGCGGCGTTCCCACCGTAATGCTGTTCAAGTCCGGTGCCAAGGTCGCCTCACTGGTCGGCGCTCAGTCCAAGTCGCAACTCGCGCAGTTCATCGAGCAGAATGCCTGA
- a CDS encoding type II toxin-antitoxin system Phd/YefM family antitoxin yields MTGITATEARSNLYRLIDETAESHQPIVIMGKRNKAVLVSEEDWSAIQETLYLLSVPGMRESIREGMDTPVDDCDEELDW; encoded by the coding sequence ATGACGGGAATCACAGCAACTGAGGCGCGCAGCAACCTTTATCGGTTGATCGACGAAACCGCCGAGTCCCATCAACCGATCGTCATCATGGGCAAGCGGAACAAAGCGGTCTTGGTATCCGAAGAGGATTGGTCGGCTATTCAGGAAACACTCTACCTCCTTTCCGTGCCTGGTATGCGGGAGTCTATTCGAGAGGGGATGGATACCCCCGTGGACGACTGTGATGAGGAGTTGGACTGGTGA
- a CDS encoding GNAT family N-acetyltransferase — MMLRDARVDDVESLFDIRCSVTENHQSRDGLAGLGITVESVGEMVASGDYVTPIAEIGGQPVGFSMAQVSEGYVFACFVRPRCHGQGVGGALMAAAEEGLRRAGVKEAWLSTGEDERFRAPGFYRHLGWVDSGYLEDGQIRFTKRLSW, encoded by the coding sequence ATGATGCTACGCGATGCCCGCGTCGATGACGTTGAGTCCCTGTTCGATATCCGCTGCTCGGTCACCGAGAATCACCAGTCCCGCGATGGGCTGGCGGGGTTGGGGATCACCGTCGAGAGCGTAGGGGAGATGGTGGCAAGCGGCGACTATGTGACCCCCATTGCCGAGATCGGCGGCCAGCCCGTCGGGTTCTCGATGGCGCAGGTCTCCGAGGGGTATGTCTTTGCCTGCTTTGTGCGGCCTAGGTGCCATGGCCAGGGCGTTGGCGGTGCGCTGATGGCAGCGGCGGAGGAGGGCTTGCGGCGAGCCGGGGTCAAGGAGGCGTGGCTGTCTACCGGGGAGGATGAGCGCTTTCGAGCGCCTGGCTTCTATCGGCACCTGGGCTGGGTCGATAGCGGCTACCTGGAGGATGGCCAGATCCGATTTACCAAGCGACTGTCATGGTAG
- the serS gene encoding serine--tRNA ligase, with protein sequence MLDPKLLRGDLDQVAQRLAKRGFTLDTAQLEALESRRRDLQTETERLQNERNVRSKAIGKAKASGEDIQPLLDEVSDLGDRLDAAKAALAEVQVQWEALVASLPNLPHESVPVGASEEENVELHRWGVPRTFDFTIKDHVDLGAKLGYLDFEMAAKLTGSRFAVMRGPIARLHRALAQFMLDKQTLEHGYEECYVPYMVNADSLTGTGQLPKFGEDLFRLQGDQEYYLIPTAEVPLTNFARDAILEYKILPVKLTAHTPCFRSEAGSHGRDTRGMIRQHQFDKVEMVQLVDPETSYIALEEMRGHAEAILQALELPYRVVTLCTGDMGFGAAKTYDIEVWLPSQETYREISSVSNCEDFQARRMQARFRHPEQKKPQLLHTLNGSGLAVGRCLLAVLENYQNADGSIGVPEALRGYMGGVARINC encoded by the coding sequence ATGCTCGATCCGAAACTGCTGCGTGGCGACCTCGATCAGGTCGCCCAACGACTGGCCAAACGTGGCTTTACGCTCGACACGGCGCAACTCGAGGCGCTGGAATCCCGGCGTCGCGACCTGCAGACCGAGACCGAGCGGCTGCAGAACGAACGCAACGTCCGCTCCAAGGCGATCGGCAAGGCCAAGGCCTCGGGCGAGGACATCCAGCCACTGCTCGATGAGGTGAGCGATCTTGGCGATCGACTCGATGCTGCCAAGGCGGCGCTGGCCGAGGTGCAGGTGCAGTGGGAGGCGCTGGTCGCTTCGCTGCCCAATCTGCCGCACGAGAGTGTGCCCGTGGGAGCCAGTGAGGAGGAGAACGTCGAGCTGCATCGCTGGGGAGTGCCACGGACATTCGACTTCACGATCAAGGATCATGTCGACCTTGGCGCCAAGCTTGGCTATCTCGACTTCGAGATGGCCGCCAAGCTGACCGGCTCGCGCTTTGCCGTGATGCGCGGGCCGATTGCCCGTCTGCATCGGGCACTCGCCCAGTTCATGCTCGACAAGCAGACCCTCGAGCATGGCTACGAGGAGTGCTACGTCCCCTACATGGTCAATGCCGATTCGCTGACTGGCACCGGTCAGCTGCCCAAGTTCGGCGAGGATCTGTTCCGCCTGCAGGGCGATCAGGAGTACTACCTGATCCCCACCGCCGAGGTGCCGCTGACCAACTTTGCCCGCGATGCCATCCTCGAGTACAAGATCCTACCTGTGAAGTTGACTGCACATACCCCGTGCTTTCGCAGCGAGGCGGGCTCCCACGGTCGCGACACGCGCGGCATGATTCGCCAGCACCAGTTCGACAAGGTCGAGATGGTGCAACTGGTCGATCCCGAGACGAGCTATATCGCACTGGAGGAGATGCGCGGTCATGCCGAGGCGATCCTGCAGGCGCTGGAATTGCCCTATCGGGTGGTGACGCTGTGTACCGGCGACATGGGATTCGGGGCCGCCAAGACCTACGACATCGAGGTGTGGCTACCTAGCCAGGAGACCTATCGCGAGATCTCCTCGGTTTCCAACTGCGAGGATTTCCAGGCGCGGCGCATGCAGGCACGCTTCCGTCACCCCGAGCAAAAGAAGCCTCAGCTGCTGCATACCCTCAATGGCTCGGGCCTGGCGGTTGGCCGCTGCCTGCTGGCGGTGCTCGAGAACTACCAGAATGCCGACGGCTCGATCGGCGTGCCCGAAGCGCTGCGCGGCTACATGGGAGGCGTCGCGCGCATCAACTGCTGA
- a CDS encoding Txe/YoeB family addiction module toxin, protein MTWKLVYTKQAQKDAKKLASSGLKPKAQEVLTLIAEDPYRKPPPFEKLIGDLAGAYSRRINIQHRLVYQVLEDERVVKVLRLWSHYE, encoded by the coding sequence GTGACATGGAAGCTGGTTTACACCAAGCAAGCCCAGAAAGATGCAAAGAAGCTGGCCTCCAGCGGCCTTAAGCCAAAAGCTCAGGAAGTATTGACACTGATAGCAGAAGATCCATACCGCAAGCCGCCACCGTTTGAGAAGCTCATCGGCGATCTTGCGGGGGCCTACTCTCGCCGCATCAATATTCAGCATCGTCTGGTCTACCAAGTGCTCGAAGACGAGCGAGTGGTAAAAGTTCTCAGGCTCTGGAGCCACTACGAATAA
- a CDS encoding DUF2905 domain-containing protein, producing MSRTLIIIGLIIVAIGILWPWLSKLPFGQLPGDIAIRREGFSLFFPITTMILISVVLSLIMWLSGR from the coding sequence ATGTCGCGCACCCTGATCATTATCGGCTTGATCATCGTCGCCATCGGCATCCTCTGGCCGTGGCTCTCCAAGCTGCCCTTCGGCCAGCTGCCCGGCGACATCGCCATCCGCCGCGAGGGCTTCTCGCTGTTCTTTCCCATCACCACCATGATCCTGATCAGCGTGGTGCTCTCGCTGATCATGTGGCTGTCGGGGAGATAA
- the cysB gene encoding HTH-type transcriptional regulator CysB, which translates to MKLQQLRYIWEVTRHNLNVSATAQSLFTSQPGISKQIRLLEDELGVEIFARSGKHLTRVTPAGQAIIELAGQVLRTAENIKQVAQEHSDERRGSLSIATTHTQARYALPPVIRDFTRKYPDVALHMQQGTPKQIAQMVSEGQADFAICTESLELFNDLILLPCYRWNRCVLVPHDHPLAKVQPLTLEALAEYPLVTYVFGFTGRSQLDDAFRAHGLTPNVVLTAADADVIKTYVRLNMGVGIVAHMAIDPEADSDLTVLDASHLFASSTTKIGIRRGTFMRGYMYDFVQGFAEHLDRDIIEAALAAGPRHEQELFEGITLPMR; encoded by the coding sequence ATGAAATTGCAACAGCTGCGTTACATCTGGGAGGTGACACGTCATAACCTGAACGTGTCGGCGACAGCACAAAGCCTCTTTACCTCCCAACCGGGCATCTCCAAGCAGATACGTCTGCTGGAGGATGAGCTGGGTGTCGAGATCTTTGCCCGCAGTGGCAAGCACCTGACACGGGTCACGCCTGCCGGCCAGGCCATCATCGAACTGGCTGGGCAGGTGCTGCGCACGGCGGAAAACATCAAGCAGGTGGCCCAGGAGCATAGCGACGAGCGGCGCGGCAGCCTCTCCATCGCCACCACGCATACTCAGGCCCGCTACGCTCTGCCACCGGTGATCCGTGACTTCACCCGCAAGTACCCCGACGTGGCCCTGCACATGCAGCAGGGTACGCCGAAGCAGATCGCACAGATGGTCAGCGAAGGGCAGGCGGATTTCGCCATCTGCACAGAGTCGCTGGAGCTGTTCAACGACCTGATCCTGCTGCCCTGCTATCGCTGGAACCGCTGCGTACTGGTGCCCCACGACCATCCCCTCGCCAAGGTGCAGCCTCTGACGCTGGAAGCTCTCGCCGAGTATCCGCTTGTCACCTATGTATTCGGCTTTACCGGACGCTCGCAGCTCGATGATGCCTTCCGCGCGCATGGCCTGACCCCCAACGTGGTGTTGACCGCAGCCGATGCAGACGTCATCAAGACGTATGTGCGTCTTAACATGGGCGTGGGCATCGTCGCCCATATGGCGATCGACCCCGAGGCCGACAGCGACTTGACCGTGCTCGATGCAAGCCATCTGTTCGCCAGCTCGACCACCAAGATCGGCATCCGGCGAGGGACCTTCATGCGTGGCTACATGTACGATTTCGTGCAGGGATTCGCCGAGCATCTCGATCGCGACATCATCGAGGCAGCACTGGCGGCGGGACCGCGTCACGAGCAGGAGCTGTTCGAAGGCATAACGCTTCCGATGCGCTGA
- a CDS encoding FAD-binding and (Fe-S)-binding domain-containing protein, giving the protein MIARLDTLERLDAHYSRFLEALRRSGFTGDIAPDYANRTVMATDNSIYQRLPQAALYPRDAEDLQRIARLAARQEYRQVVLTPRGGGTGTNGQSLTDGLVVDVTRYMNAILEIDVENRRVRVQAGVVKDQLNAALRPHGLFFAPELSTSNRATIGGMISTDASGQGSCEYGKTRDHVLELGIVLLGGERLTSHPVDERELVSLCAREGIIGETHRVARKIVDTQQALIDAKFPKLNRCLTGYDLAHLHTEDGRFDLNSVLCGSEGSLGFLNEAVLNVLPMAKHSILVNVRYASFMDALRDAKALMGLDSAVSHAPRPTSIETVDDKVLGLAMEDFVWDSVAEFFPSTSTTSTDIAASIRGINLVEFNDDDAQTLEATVASFTTHLEADSSVERLGYTLARGREQINKVYAMRKRAVGLLGNAKGEKRPIPFVEDTAVPPEHLADYIAEFRALLDARGLEYGMFGHVDAGVLHVRPAIDMKDPAQESLIRDISDQVAALTHKYHGLLWGEHGKGVRSEYAPKFFGELYPSLQRLKAAFDPYNQLNPGKIATPSSISPDAENAVSAEDTSVIPSKSVGETQEIKLVDPELLSIDGVPTRGQFDRQIDERVWQSHASAVYCNGNAACYNYDPDDAMCPSWKGTRERIHSPKGRASLMREWLRLQGNAGIDVVEESRRKKSERGWGFIKSFPLRMRNTLTRKREGDFSHEVYDAMAGCLACKSCAGQCPIKVNVPEFRSQFLEVYHGRYLRPLRDYLIGGLEFMLPYLASVAPLYNAALGNRLVERLLSGPIGMVDSPRISRARLAKQLKAWGVAEATPTALSLLTEQQKTRSVILVQDAFTSYFESRLVMDIVELLSRLDFRVFVAPFSANGKPLQVQGFLGAFERTAERQAKRLKALAEFEIPLVGIDPAMTLTYRQEYVKALGPANVPEVLMLQEWLVSLGSRIAPHGAKRECAQAPGYKLLSHCTEKSNAPGAPGAWQQVFAAFGLELELVSTGCCGMSGTYGHEARNLATSKTIYGLSWQAVVENNANRGKLLATGYSCRSQAKRFSDQALPHPLQALLEELRAAG; this is encoded by the coding sequence ATGATCGCACGACTCGACACCCTTGAACGGCTGGACGCTCACTATTCACGCTTCCTCGAGGCGTTGCGGCGCTCCGGCTTCACTGGCGATATCGCCCCCGACTATGCCAACCGCACGGTGATGGCCACCGACAACTCCATCTATCAGCGGCTGCCCCAGGCAGCGCTCTATCCACGCGATGCCGAGGATCTACAGCGCATCGCGCGGCTTGCCGCCCGGCAAGAGTATCGCCAGGTGGTATTGACGCCACGCGGCGGCGGCACCGGCACCAATGGCCAGTCGCTGACCGATGGCCTGGTAGTCGACGTGACCCGCTACATGAACGCCATCCTCGAGATCGATGTCGAGAATCGTCGTGTGCGGGTTCAGGCCGGCGTGGTCAAGGACCAGCTCAATGCCGCACTGAGGCCGCATGGCCTGTTCTTCGCCCCGGAGCTCTCCACTTCCAATCGCGCCACCATCGGCGGCATGATCTCCACCGATGCCAGTGGCCAGGGCAGCTGCGAGTACGGCAAGACCCGCGATCATGTACTGGAACTCGGCATCGTGCTGCTCGGGGGGGAGCGCCTGACGAGCCACCCCGTCGATGAGCGGGAGCTTGTATCGCTGTGCGCAAGGGAGGGGATCATTGGAGAGACCCACCGCGTCGCCCGCAAGATCGTCGACACCCAACAGGCGCTGATCGACGCCAAGTTCCCCAAGCTCAACCGCTGCCTGACCGGCTACGACCTCGCCCACCTGCATACCGAGGATGGGCGCTTCGATCTCAACAGTGTGCTATGCGGTTCGGAAGGATCGTTGGGGTTTCTCAACGAGGCGGTACTCAATGTACTGCCGATGGCCAAGCACTCGATCCTGGTCAACGTACGCTATGCAAGCTTCATGGATGCGCTGCGCGACGCCAAGGCACTGATGGGCCTGGACAGCGCCGTGTCGCACGCCCCTCGCCCCACCTCCATCGAGACGGTGGACGACAAGGTGCTCGGGCTTGCCATGGAGGATTTCGTCTGGGACAGCGTGGCGGAATTCTTTCCCTCGACCAGCACCACCTCAACAGACATTGCCGCGTCGATTCGCGGCATCAATCTGGTGGAGTTCAACGACGACGATGCACAGACGCTGGAGGCGACTGTCGCCTCCTTCACCACCCACCTGGAGGCCGACAGCAGTGTCGAGCGGCTGGGTTATACCCTGGCCCGGGGACGTGAGCAGATCAACAAGGTCTATGCCATGCGCAAGCGCGCCGTGGGTCTGCTCGGCAACGCCAAGGGCGAAAAACGCCCGATTCCCTTCGTCGAGGACACCGCGGTGCCTCCCGAGCACCTGGCGGACTACATCGCGGAGTTCCGCGCCCTGCTCGACGCACGTGGCCTCGAGTACGGCATGTTCGGCCATGTCGATGCCGGCGTACTGCACGTGAGGCCGGCCATTGACATGAAAGACCCGGCACAGGAGTCGCTGATTCGCGATATCTCCGACCAGGTCGCGGCCCTGACCCACAAGTATCATGGCCTGCTGTGGGGCGAGCACGGCAAGGGAGTGCGGTCGGAGTACGCCCCCAAGTTCTTCGGCGAGCTCTACCCCAGCCTGCAGCGGCTCAAGGCCGCCTTCGATCCATACAACCAGCTCAATCCCGGCAAGATTGCCACGCCATCTTCTATCTCACCCGACGCCGAGAATGCCGTTTCCGCAGAAGACACAAGTGTCATCCCGTCTAAGAGCGTGGGAGAAACCCAGGAGATCAAGCTGGTCGATCCGGAACTGCTGAGCATCGATGGGGTGCCGACACGTGGCCAGTTCGACCGGCAGATCGACGAGCGGGTCTGGCAATCACATGCCAGTGCGGTCTATTGCAACGGCAATGCCGCCTGCTACAACTATGACCCCGATGACGCGATGTGCCCCTCCTGGAAGGGCACCCGCGAGCGCATCCACTCACCCAAGGGGCGTGCCAGCCTGATGCGCGAATGGTTGCGCCTGCAGGGTAATGCAGGCATCGACGTGGTCGAGGAGTCGCGCAGAAAGAAGTCCGAACGCGGTTGGGGCTTTATCAAGAGCTTCCCGCTACGCATGCGCAACACCCTGACGCGCAAGCGTGAAGGGGACTTCTCCCATGAGGTGTACGACGCCATGGCCGGCTGCCTGGCGTGCAAGTCCTGCGCCGGGCAGTGTCCGATCAAGGTCAACGTGCCGGAGTTTCGCTCGCAGTTCCTGGAGGTCTATCACGGCCGCTACCTGCGCCCGCTGCGCGACTACCTGATCGGTGGACTGGAGTTCATGCTGCCCTATCTGGCATCCGTCGCGCCGCTCTACAATGCCGCGCTCGGCAACCGCCTGGTCGAGCGCCTGCTTTCCGGCCCCATCGGCATGGTCGACAGCCCACGGATTTCACGCGCCAGGCTCGCCAAGCAGCTCAAGGCGTGGGGGGTAGCCGAGGCCACACCGACCGCGCTCAGCCTGCTCACCGAACAGCAGAAAACGCGCAGCGTGATTCTCGTGCAGGACGCCTTCACCAGCTACTTCGAGTCGAGGCTGGTGATGGATATCGTCGAGCTGCTCTCGCGACTCGATTTTCGCGTATTCGTGGCCCCCTTCTCGGCCAACGGCAAGCCGCTACAGGTACAGGGATTTCTCGGTGCTTTCGAGCGCACCGCCGAACGGCAGGCCAAGCGGCTCAAGGCGCTCGCCGAGTTCGAGATTCCATTGGTTGGCATCGACCCGGCCATGACGCTCACCTATCGCCAGGAGTATGTAAAGGCACTGGGGCCGGCGAACGTGCCCGAGGTATTGATGCTGCAGGAGTGGCTGGTCTCGCTGGGCTCGCGCATCGCGCCACATGGCGCCAAACGCGAGTGCGCACAGGCCCCCGGCTACAAGCTGCTCTCCCACTGCACCGAGAAGAGCAATGCCCCGGGGGCGCCGGGCGCTTGGCAGCAGGTGTTCGCGGCCTTCGGCCTGGAGCTTGAGCTGGTCAGCACCGGCTGCTGCGGGATGTCCGGCACCTACGGCCACGAAGCACGCAATCTTGCCACCTCGAAGACCATCTACGGCCTCTCCTGGCAGGCGGTGGTGGAGAACAACGCGAATCGCGGCAAGCTGCTGGCCACCGGCTACTCATGCCGCAGCCAGGCCAAGCGGTTCTCCGACCAGGCCCTGCCACACCCGCTGCAGGCGCTGCTCGAGGAGTTGCGCGCTGCCGGCTAG